The DNA sequence TGGATATACACAATGAATATTGCTAAACAATATATTGAGACAGGAGTGTGTAAAAATATTCTGACTATCGGGGTAGATTTACTCACCAGGATCACAAACTACAAGGATCGAAATACCTGTGTGCTGTTTGGTGATGCTGCTGGTGCATCAATAGTTTCCCGAGCTTCTGAAGTGGATATTTCTCGTGTGATAGACTCTGATATTTCTGCTGATGGGAATTACTGGGATCTACTGGTTCAACCTGCTGGAGGTTCACGAACACCAGCAAGTTATAACACAGTACGTGAACGGCTTCACACCATAAATATGGAAGGTAATAAGGTTTTTAAGCTGGCAGTGCGCTCAATGTATAATTCCTGTGAAACTGTGCTCAAGCGTAATAATATGGATACGAATTCCCTGGACTGGGTAATCCCACATCAAGCGAATATGCGGATCATAGAAGCACTTGGTAAAAAGCTTAAAATGGATAGTAGTAAAATAATAGTAAATATAGATAAATATGGAAATACTTCGGCAGCTACAATTCCAGTAGCATTAGACGAAGTGATACGCAGCGGTAAAATACGACATGGAGATTTGGTTCTTATGACATCCTTTGGTGCTGGTTTGACCTCTGGGAGTCTATTAGTTAGAATATAATCCAAAAGCGAGGAAATATGCATAAGATAGCTTATATATTTCCCGGACAAGGCGCCCAGTATGTGGGAATGAGCCGGGAATTAATTGAAGCTGATTCAGAAAATGTAAAATATCTGGAGAAATTTCAGGAGAGAACCGGATATGATTTGGCAGATATAATACTTAATGGCCCAGAAGAAAAATTGAAAGATACCAGATTTACTCAACCTGCTATTCTATTTCACTCAATAGCTGCTTTAAAAATGTGGCAGAAAGAAATTGATATTGTACCTGACTTTGTGGCTGGTCATTCTTTAGGTGAATTTTCTGCTTTAGTAGCTAATGGAGTATTGGAACTTTCTGATGCAATGTATCTTGTTCATAAACGTGGTGAATTTATGATCAAAGCCAGTGAAGGCATGCCATATGGAATGACTGCAATTATTGGCTTATCTCCTGATATGGTAACTGAGCTATGTGAAAAGGCATCTCCAGCAGGAATCGTGATCGCTGCAAACTTTAATACTCCAGTACAAACAGTGATATCTGGCAGTCAGTCTGGTGTAGAAGCAGCAATGAAATTAGCTGAAGAGGCTGGAGCAAAACGTATAATCCCCCTGGTAGTGGGAGGAGCATTTCATTCACCTTTGGTGGCAAAAGCATCAGTTTGGCTGGAAGAAGAAATGGATAAGATCAAATTTTCATCAACAGATATTCCAGTAGTAGCAAACGTAGATGCAAAACCCTGGACAGAAATATCACAAATAAAAGAGAATCTTTCCAGACAGGTGAGTTCTTCAGTTCGTTGGGTGGAAAGCGTTAAATATATGAGTGATAGGGGAGTGGACAGATTTATAGAATTTGGTCCTCAGAAAGTACTCAGTGGTATGTTACGAAAAATAGATAAACAATTAAAGACATTTAATATAGAAAAACCTGAAGATATCGTAAATATGATAAATTCAATAGTAAATGGAGAATAAGTAATGGATTTAAAAGGTAAAACAGCAATAATAACAGGTTCTTCACGTGGCATTGGTAAGTCAATAGCGGAAGGAATTGCAAGCAGAGGTGCAACGGTTTGCATAATTGACCTACGCAAGGAGGATGTAGACTCAGTAGTGAATGAATTCAACAGTAAAGGATATAGTTGCTTTGGATTTACTTGTGATGTTACTGATTCAGAAAGAACTGGGCTAATATTCAAGGAGATATATAAATTAACAGGAAGTATCAATATTCTGGTCAATAATGCCGGGATCACAAAAGACGGTTTAATTTTAAGAATGAAAGAATCAGATTGGGATGCGGTGATCAATGTTAATCTAAAGGGAACATTTAATTGTATTCAGAAAGCCTGCAGATATATGATGAAGGAGCCTGGGAATTCGATAATAAATATATCTTCTGTGATAGGATTAATGGGAAATGCAGGTCAATCAAATTATGCTGCTTCTAAAGCAGGAATAATAGGTTTGACAAAATCCATAGCAAAAGAGTTTGCTGCAAAAGGATTGAGATGTAATGCAATTGCTCCTGGATTTATCAAGACAGCTATGACTGATAAACTCTCGGAGGATACTGTACGAGGTTATTCTGAAGCGATACCGATGAAGAGGATGGGCAGTCCAGAAGATATTGCAGACTTGTGTCTTTTTCTGGCATCTGAGATGAGCTCTTATATTACCGGTCAGGTAATAAACGTCGATGGTGGACTGGTAATGAATTAAAAAATAATCAGCGAAAAGGCTGAAAAATAAATTGGGAACCTGTAAATGTGAGGTAAACCTAAAATAAGAAAAAACTGGAGGATAATATGGACGTAACAGCAAAAGTTAAAGAAATTATTGTAGAAGAACTTGGAGTAGATGCGAGTGAAGTAACCCCCGAAGCAAAATTCATAGAAGATTTGGGTGCAGATTCACTTGATACAGTGGAATTAATCATGAAATTTGAAGAGGAATTTGATTTGGAAATTGAAGATGATGAAGCTGAAAAACTTACGACAGTAGGTGAAGCAATCAATTTCTTGAAAGGCAAATTGCAATAGTAAAACAGTTAGTATTATTAGTGGCGGATGGGTAAGCTCATCCGCTTTTTAGTACAGAGAGGTGACGATGAGCAAGCGAAGAGTTGTTGTAACTGGTTTGGGAACGATAAATGCGTTAGCCCATACCGTTGACGAATTCTGGGAAAATCTGCTGAAAGGGAAAAGCGGAATTGACCATGTGAAACATTTCGATTTAAGTCAAGATTATTCCAGCCGGATAGCCGGTGAGGTTCGCAATTTTGAGCCCGAAATTTATTATAATAAAAAGAGATTGAAAAAGCTCGATAGATATACAAAATTTGCCTTATGGGCAGCAAGAGAAGCTTTAGAAGATGCTAATATTGATGAAGCTCATTTCGATCCAGAAAGAAGTGGATGTATCCTTTGCACTGGTATTGGAGGTATGTACACATATGAAACTGAATGTGCAAAGCACTATCAGGTGGGACCCCGTAGAGTGAGTCCATTTTTCATCCCTAAGATGATTTCCAATGCAGGTTCCGCAGAAGTTGCAATCCAATACAATTTAAAGGGTATTAATTTTAATATATCTTCTGCCTGTGCAAGTGCTAATCATGGGATAGGAACAGCCTACAGGTCAATTCAGTATGGAGATGCTGATTTGATATTATGTGGAGGAGCTGAGGCATCAGTAACACCTTTAACCTTTGCCGGGTTTGGAAATATGAAAGCATTAAGTACCCGGAATGATGACCCACAGGCAGCATGTCGTCCTTTTGATTCAGGTAGAGATGGATTTATATTAGCTGAAGGTGCAGGGGTGATAATTCTGGAGGAGCTTGATCGTGCATTGGCAAGAGGAGCTCATATTTATGCAGAATTAATAGGCTATGGAGCATCCTGCGATGCATATCACATCACTGCTCCAGTAGAAGGTGGAGAAGGCGGTGCCAGAGCAATGAAAATGGCACTGGAAGATGCAGGTTTAGATCCTGAAGATGTTGATTATATTAATGCTCACGGAACCTCCACACCATTAAATGATGTGAACGAAACAAAATCAATAAAATCTGTTTTTGGTGATCATGCCTATAAACTGAAGGTGAATTCTACTAAATCTATGGTAGGTCACACTTTGGGAGCAGCTGCAGGAATTGAAGCTGTGGTATGCTGCAAGAGCATTCAGACAGGAAAAGTGCATCCTACGATTAATCTAACGAATCCTGATCCTGAATGTGACCTTGATTTTGTTGCTCATAATTCACAGGATTATCCCGTGAAAATTGCTATGAGTAATTCCCTGGGTTTTGGTGGACATAATGGAGTGCTGATCTTCAAAAAGTATGATTAATACTATGAAGAAACTGATCAGCAGTTTATTAGGGAATTCTCAAGTAAAAAAAGAAAATAGTAGTGGGTTATCCAATTTAATGGATATTCTCGATTATAAGTTTGATACTGAAGAACTTCTCCTTTCTGCCATAACGCACACTTCTGTGAATGGTAAGGAAGGAGAAAGTTCTGCTTTTGAGAGAATGGAATTTCTGGGTGATTCAATATTAGGGCTGATAATTGCTGAATCGGTTTTTGAAAGATTTCCTGATTATACAGAGGGAGAACTTTCAAAACTGAAGGCGAAGGTAGTTTCCCGCGATTTCTTATCAACGGTAGCGCGTAAACTTAATCTCGGCAGTTTTTTAGTATTAAGCCGGGAAGCTGAAAGAAGTGGGGGCAGGGATAACAGCTCAATCCTGGCAGATGCCATGGAAGCAATTATCTGTGCAATTTACCTTGATGGTGAAATTGAAGCAGCACGTGATTTTATTATATACAATATTTTTACAGGATACAAAGAGATATTTATTGAGCAGGATTTGATCAATTACAAGAGTAAACTCCAGGAATTTACCCAAAATGAAAGTCAAAACCTGCCTGAATATATTCTAATTGAGGAATCAGGTCCTGACCATGATAAGATATTTATGATCGAAGTGAAAGTAAATGATGAATTAATGGGTACAGGAGAGGGACATACAAAAAAGGAAGCCCAGCAGAAAGCCGCCAAAAGGGCTTGTGAAAAACTTAATATATGAGGATATTGCCTCTTTTTATTCCGCATCAGGGTTGTCCTTTTAACTGCGTTTATTGCAATCAGTTTTCAATTACTCAGAGTAAGGAAGTATCGCTATCATTTTTCCAGGAGTGCATTGAGGGGTTTTGTATAAAAAATTCAGCACCGGAAAAAGAGATAGCATTTTTTGGGGGTACTTTTACCGCTCTTCCAATGCAGAAGCAGGAAGAATATCTGGCATTAGCCTCACCTTACCTTACACAATTAAAAGGTATCAGAATATCTACCAGACCTGATGAACTCGATTCAAAATTATTTAGTTTTTTGAAGAGCAAGAGTGTTACAACAATTGAACTGGGTATTCAGAGTTTTAATACTGAAGTACTGAAATCATCTGGCAGAGGTTATACATCTTCAACTGCACTGAAAGCCTGTAAAGATGTAAAAGCAGCGGGTTTTGATCTGATAATACAATTGATGCCAGGATTACCGGGAGATACATTTGAATTCTTTGTTGAGTCTTTGAAAACAGCCGTTAAGCTTAAACCTCAAGGGATAAGATTATACCCCACGATAATTCTAAGGGATACGGTTCTGGAAAATTGGTATCAGCAGGGAATTTATCAACCTTTAAGTTTGGCAGATGCAATACAATGGCTAAAATATGCTCAGAAGCATTGTAAAGAAGAAGGGATAAATGTAATCAAAACAGGCTTGCATTCAGACCTGAAGAGTTCTGATATTGTGGCAGGTCCTTATCATCCAGCAATTGGAGAACTTGTCCAGATTGAACTTTTGTATGATGAATTAATAAATAAATGGCAACCAGGAATGACTCTATCAATACCAATAAATAAGAAGTCTCTATTTCTTGGTCATGGCAGAAAACTAATTAATAAGTTAAAAAGGAAATTACTGCTGGACAAAATTGCTGTAACACTAAATAAAGATCAAAAAGATATTGAGTATAGTTTTAAAAATGAGAAGGCTCAATATTACTGGTAGAACATGATATATCTTGGATTAATTAGCCTCACGGGCATTATAATATATTTCTACTGGCGGACAATGCCAGAGATAAGCAGGGGTAAACGCTATTTTCTTGCTATTTTAAGGTGGATAGCTCTTGCCATAGTGATGATATTGCTTTTCAATCCGATAATTAGATACTCACGCAGAAATCCCGTTCAGATGCGGCAATTGCTGCTTCTGGATAACTCGATTTCTATGAATGAACAATCTGATAATGTGAGTAAACTTCAAAAATATAAGGTACAAGCTGATTCGATAAAACTCCTGCTGGAATCGAAGGGATATAAATGTAAACTTCTGGAATTTGCTGATGGGATCAATGGAGATAAAGAATCAACTAGACTTACAAAGACATTTTCAGATTTGCAGGAACAAGACAATTATAAAAATGTAAAAGATTTGTTTATGTTTTCTGATGGCTGGTTTGATGACAGCGATCCAGAATTTATCCAAAATATTCAGTTTCCTGTGCATGTTATCCAGTCAGATTTTCAATCAACGAGTTTTGATCTTCAAATAACAAAGTTGAAATATAATAAGCGTTCCTGGCTGAAGGAAATCACTCCTTTTATTGTAGCTGTATCTTCATCTCATTATCAAGGTGGGGCAGAGCTGGATTTTTACATTTCAGATGAAAAAATAGAGACAAAGCAGATAAATTTTAAAGACGAGAAATATCAACAGGTTTTGTTTGAACATGAGTTTTCTCAAACCGGGTTACAACCAGTCAGAGTTGAGATCCACCAGGATAGTCTGCTGGAAGTGGGAATTGAGAATAATAGTTTTCCTGGAGCAGTTCTTGTATTAGAAAATAAAGCGGCTGTGAAGGTAATTTCTGACGAGTTATCATGGGAAGGTCGCTACCTGGTGCAGGCAGCAGAGAGAGATGAACGTTTTGAAGTTACTTATCTCTATAAGGGTTCTGATTTGCGTAAGAATCGGGATGTTGTGAGTCTGGGTTCTGAATTAGAAAATTGCCAGGTATTATGCCTGATAAATAATGGAAAATTGAATTTTACAAAATCTCAAATTGAGTTGATTGACCGCTATGTGGCAAATGGAGGAGGTCTTTATTATTTAGGACAACCTCTGGCAGGATTGGATCGAATTCTCCCAGTTCGCAGTACGGGTATTCGACGTATATTTGAGGGGAAATTTCGATTAACTCAAGAGAGTGCTGCTTATCAGAGTTTCCAGACCATTAAAAAGAATCTGGATGAAATACCACCAGTGAGATTTTATTATACTGAGCTAAAAACCTCTGGAACACTGTTAGCTGAATTTCCAGCTGAGCAAACACCTCCAGCCCTTGTTTTTCAGGAATATGGCAATGGCAAAGTGCTTTACGGCAGTTTTCTTGATCTGTGGAAATGGCAGCTTTGGGGCGAGGATGATCATTATTCTGATTTCAACAATAATATCATGCAATGGCTCAGCTATGCCAAAGCAAACAACTTTTTTGCCTGGAGTGAACAGAACAGCTATTTAATTGGTGAAGATGTTAATATTGAATTAGCTGCCTTTGATGAGAAATATGCCCCATTAACAAACCTTCAGGCAGAAATTGTGATCACAAAAGATGATCAGGAATATTTGCGTGACTATCTCAACCTGAATAATGAAAGATACAGTTTCAGTTTCACTGCCAAAGATCCGGCGGAATACAAATTTACTATTACAGATAAACAATCTCTGAAGGGAACTGGTGGTAAATTTATGATAATGTCTGCTAATTCAGAAGTAAGAGATAGAGGAATAAATAAATCTCTATTACAATACATCGCCAGGCAAACTGTTGGAAAAGAATTATTTAAGGTTAATGACCTGGCAGATTACCCAAAGGCTGAAAGTAGGTTTGATACTACATATTTTGAAATACCTCTCTATAAAAAGTGGTATATCATTACTTTATTTTTACTTAGTTTTTGTCTTGAGATATTTTTCCGCAAACGCTGGGGATTATTATAAACTATCCTCTTTGCAGCAGAAAATACATATAACCGGAATAGCAAAGAAGAAGAATAGCAGCTTCAAATTTATTTAATTTACTCACCTTACCCACAAACACAAGTAGGAAAAGTATCAGTGTGATCAAGGCCAGAATTGCCAGGTCAATATTTAAGGAAGGATTGAATATAACAGGTTTTATCAGTGAAGTAACTCCCAGCACCATAAAGATATTGAATAGATTTGAGCCAATTACATTACCCACGGCGATATCAGAGGATTTCTTTTTTAAGGCAATCAGAGAAGTTACAAGCTCAGGAAGACTTGTCCCGAATGCCACAATTGTCAAAGAGATCAATTCATTACTAACTTTGAAATATAAGGCGATCTTGACTGCATTATCTACAACAAGTTGACCACCGGCAAATAATCCAATTATCCCAAATATCAGGAATAATATAGTCTTAAGAACGGGCAGATCAGAATATTCTGATGAAATCTGCTGTCGGGGTATTTTCATTACATAAATGATAAATATCACAAGGCAGCCTATTAGGATCAATCCATCATACCGGGAAAGAATTTTGTCTCCTATCCAGAAACCATTGGATAATAAAATAATCAATATTGTGCCTAGAAAAACAAATGGGATTTCTTTACGGACTGTAGATTTCTGCAACAATAATGGTTTAAATAATCCCGCAAGTCCTAAAACCACCAGAGTATTGAACATATTACTGCCGATGACATTTCCATAACATATTTCTGGATGATTTTGAAAAGCAGATACAATATTTACAATTAATTCAGGAGCTGAAGTTCCAAAAGCCACGACTGTTAATCCAATAGCTATTTCAGAGATATGGAATTTCTTAGCCAGAGACACAGCTCCATCAATCAGAAAATCTGCTCCTTTGATCAGAAAAGCAAATCCCACAATCAATAACAATAGATTAATCAGCATTGACTCTCCTAGATATCCAGTAAGCTTAGCGCAGTATGTTGATTGGCAATATACAGCTCAAGCTCATGATTTATCATACTCAGATACCTTTTCATTTCACTTTCAGCCAATTCTGGAGTATTGTTTTTTTCACTCAGATGAGCCAGAATAAGTTTCTTTAACCCGGGATGTATAACTTGACTGATCACGCTAACAGCTTGTCTATTAGAAAGATGACCTTGTCGGCTTTTCACTCTTTGTTTAAGATGCCAGGGGTAGGGCCCTTCCAGCAGCTTGATCTCATCATGATTGCTCTCCAGGATCAGAGTAGTGCAATCCTGCAAGCGCTCCTTCATTAAGCGTGTCAGATAACCACAATCTGTTGCTATCCCTAACCTTGCGGAGGAATTATTCGTCTGCCGGACAATAAAATTGCTGCTTTCAACAGCATCATGTGAAGAAGCAAAGGGAATAATATGAAGATCTCCAATGCTGAAGGCTTTACCATGTTCAAAAAAGATCGTCTCTTGATTTAACCTTCCAATTCTGGCTGAAGAACAGGCATAGGTATCCGGGCTTATATAGAGAGGAATATCAAGTTTCCGACAGATAATACCTGCTCCAGAAATATGATCTGAATGCTCATGACTGATCACCACACCATGTAATTCTTCCGGTGAAATTCCCATTAGTTCCAGTCCGGATATAATCCTTTTCCCAGCAAGTCCTGCATCCACCAGGATGGCACCTTTATCACTTCTTATCACCAGGGAATTACCCCGACTACCGCTTGCAATTATTCCTACCTGAAACATTTATTTGATCTCTTCCTCATTTTTTCCTTTATAATAATATTTATTATTAAGCTTATCAAATTCACTCCAGTTACCTGAATGACCGGAACTGGCTTCAATTACCTGGCCAACTCCAGTCGCCTGCGCATCAAGATTATCACAGTGATGCAGGATAATTGCTTCCAGTATTTGAGGTAATCTCGCAGAACCCTTTTCATATTCCCCATGATGCGAGAGTATAAGGTGGCGTAATTTCATTAGAAGTTCAGCTGGAAAATTATTGATCAATTGTGCTTTGCTTGCTATGATCTGATCAGCAATGATTATATGCCCTATCAGTCTTCCCTGATCAGTAAAATTGATCGATGGAGGTGCTGTGTATTCTTCCACTTTCCCCATGTCATGTAATAAAGCACCCGCAATGATCAGATCGCGATCGACTTTATAATAATGTGCACTGAATTCACACAGATTTGCGACACTTATGGTATGTTCCAGCAAACCTCCCAGATAGTTATGATGCCAGGATTTTGCTGCTGGTGCCTGAGAAAAATTTACCAGGAATTCTTTATCTTCAAAGATTGATCTCAGAAGCTCATTCAAGTGTTCATTAGTCACAGAATCAATCAGAGTAAATAACCGTTCATTAAGCTTATGAATATCCTTTTCTGTTGCCAGAATGTAATCAGTAAGGTCAATTTCGAAATCCTGAACTTTTCTTGCGGTCTGAACAGTTATTTGAAGCTGATCTCGATAGCTGATCACAGTACCTTTTAATTTTACAATATCTCCACTTTCAAACTTATCAGAGATTGATACTGCGTTATTCCACACATTTCCCATCACATTACCAGTTTTATCTGATAACCTTAGACGAAGATAATTGCCATTTTTACTCTCTCGCAGTTCTTTATCTGCGACCAGAAAACAGGTTTCTATTTCTTTATTCAAATATTCTGGTAGATCCTGTCGGAATATCTTTACTGTTTTTTCCATTTTTACCTCATTTTATATAAATATTATTTGTATAGATCCAGCCCAGTCTGTTCAGTAATACTTCTAAACGATAATTTCCTGGGCTATTAATTTCAAATCTTCCTTTTTCATCAAGCTGCTGGCTAA is a window from the Candidatus Stygibacter australis genome containing:
- a CDS encoding beta-ketoacyl-ACP synthase III; this encodes MKQYHAKIKGTGRSLPDKILNNFDLEKLVETSDEWIKTRTGMSERRVAADDKASSDYATEAAEQALQMADIHAKELDLVIVGTVTPDHAFPSTACLVMKNLGIKNVPGFDISAGCPGWIYTMNIAKQYIETGVCKNILTIGVDLLTRITNYKDRNTCVLFGDAAGASIVSRASEVDISRVIDSDISADGNYWDLLVQPAGGSRTPASYNTVRERLHTINMEGNKVFKLAVRSMYNSCETVLKRNNMDTNSLDWVIPHQANMRIIEALGKKLKMDSSKIIVNIDKYGNTSAATIPVALDEVIRSGKIRHGDLVLMTSFGAGLTSGSLLVRI
- the fabD gene encoding ACP S-malonyltransferase, with translation MHKIAYIFPGQGAQYVGMSRELIEADSENVKYLEKFQERTGYDLADIILNGPEEKLKDTRFTQPAILFHSIAALKMWQKEIDIVPDFVAGHSLGEFSALVANGVLELSDAMYLVHKRGEFMIKASEGMPYGMTAIIGLSPDMVTELCEKASPAGIVIAANFNTPVQTVISGSQSGVEAAMKLAEEAGAKRIIPLVVGGAFHSPLVAKASVWLEEEMDKIKFSSTDIPVVANVDAKPWTEISQIKENLSRQVSSSVRWVESVKYMSDRGVDRFIEFGPQKVLSGMLRKIDKQLKTFNIEKPEDIVNMINSIVNGE
- the fabG gene encoding 3-oxoacyl-[acyl-carrier-protein] reductase, encoding MDLKGKTAIITGSSRGIGKSIAEGIASRGATVCIIDLRKEDVDSVVNEFNSKGYSCFGFTCDVTDSERTGLIFKEIYKLTGSINILVNNAGITKDGLILRMKESDWDAVINVNLKGTFNCIQKACRYMMKEPGNSIINISSVIGLMGNAGQSNYAASKAGIIGLTKSIAKEFAAKGLRCNAIAPGFIKTAMTDKLSEDTVRGYSEAIPMKRMGSPEDIADLCLFLASEMSSYITGQVINVDGGLVMN
- a CDS encoding acyl carrier protein, with translation MDVTAKVKEIIVEELGVDASEVTPEAKFIEDLGADSLDTVELIMKFEEEFDLEIEDDEAEKLTTVGEAINFLKGKLQ
- the fabF gene encoding beta-ketoacyl-ACP synthase II, translating into MSKRRVVVTGLGTINALAHTVDEFWENLLKGKSGIDHVKHFDLSQDYSSRIAGEVRNFEPEIYYNKKRLKKLDRYTKFALWAAREALEDANIDEAHFDPERSGCILCTGIGGMYTYETECAKHYQVGPRRVSPFFIPKMISNAGSAEVAIQYNLKGINFNISSACASANHGIGTAYRSIQYGDADLILCGGAEASVTPLTFAGFGNMKALSTRNDDPQAACRPFDSGRDGFILAEGAGVIILEELDRALARGAHIYAELIGYGASCDAYHITAPVEGGEGGARAMKMALEDAGLDPEDVDYINAHGTSTPLNDVNETKSIKSVFGDHAYKLKVNSTKSMVGHTLGAAAGIEAVVCCKSIQTGKVHPTINLTNPDPECDLDFVAHNSQDYPVKIAMSNSLGFGGHNGVLIFKKYD
- the rnc gene encoding ribonuclease III, giving the protein MKKLISSLLGNSQVKKENSSGLSNLMDILDYKFDTEELLLSAITHTSVNGKEGESSAFERMEFLGDSILGLIIAESVFERFPDYTEGELSKLKAKVVSRDFLSTVARKLNLGSFLVLSREAERSGGRDNSSILADAMEAIICAIYLDGEIEAARDFIIYNIFTGYKEIFIEQDLINYKSKLQEFTQNESQNLPEYILIEESGPDHDKIFMIEVKVNDELMGTGEGHTKKEAQQKAAKRACEKLNI
- a CDS encoding radical SAM protein — its product is MRILPLFIPHQGCPFNCVYCNQFSITQSKEVSLSFFQECIEGFCIKNSAPEKEIAFFGGTFTALPMQKQEEYLALASPYLTQLKGIRISTRPDELDSKLFSFLKSKSVTTIELGIQSFNTEVLKSSGRGYTSSTALKACKDVKAAGFDLIIQLMPGLPGDTFEFFVESLKTAVKLKPQGIRLYPTIILRDTVLENWYQQGIYQPLSLADAIQWLKYAQKHCKEEGINVIKTGLHSDLKSSDIVAGPYHPAIGELVQIELLYDELINKWQPGMTLSIPINKKSLFLGHGRKLINKLKRKLLLDKIAVTLNKDQKDIEYSFKNEKAQYYW
- a CDS encoding calcium/sodium antiporter, producing MLINLLLLIVGFAFLIKGADFLIDGAVSLAKKFHISEIAIGLTVVAFGTSAPELIVNIVSAFQNHPEICYGNVIGSNMFNTLVVLGLAGLFKPLLLQKSTVRKEIPFVFLGTILIILLSNGFWIGDKILSRYDGLILIGCLVIFIIYVMKIPRQQISSEYSDLPVLKTILFLIFGIIGLFAGGQLVVDNAVKIALYFKVSNELISLTIVAFGTSLPELVTSLIALKKKSSDIAVGNVIGSNLFNIFMVLGVTSLIKPVIFNPSLNIDLAILALITLILFLLVFVGKVSKLNKFEAAILLLCYSGYMYFLLQRG
- a CDS encoding MBL fold metallo-hydrolase, with amino-acid sequence MFQVGIIASGSRGNSLVIRSDKGAILVDAGLAGKRIISGLELMGISPEELHGVVISHEHSDHISGAGIICRKLDIPLYISPDTYACSSARIGRLNQETIFFEHGKAFSIGDLHIIPFASSHDAVESSNFIVRQTNNSSARLGIATDCGYLTRLMKERLQDCTTLILESNHDEIKLLEGPYPWHLKQRVKSRQGHLSNRQAVSVISQVIHPGLKKLILAHLSEKNNTPELAESEMKRYLSMINHELELYIANQHTALSLLDI
- a CDS encoding HD domain-containing protein, which gives rise to MEKTVKIFRQDLPEYLNKEIETCFLVADKELRESKNGNYLRLRLSDKTGNVMGNVWNNAVSISDKFESGDIVKLKGTVISYRDQLQITVQTARKVQDFEIDLTDYILATEKDIHKLNERLFTLIDSVTNEHLNELLRSIFEDKEFLVNFSQAPAAKSWHHNYLGGLLEHTISVANLCEFSAHYYKVDRDLIIAGALLHDMGKVEEYTAPPSINFTDQGRLIGHIIIADQIIASKAQLINNFPAELLMKLRHLILSHHGEYEKGSARLPQILEAIILHHCDNLDAQATGVGQVIEASSGHSGNWSEFDKLNNKYYYKGKNEEEIK